The Plasmodium reichenowi strain SY57 chromosome Unknown, whole genome shotgun sequence genomic sequence atcttaatattagattaaataaataacaaaatatttattttgttatttgctttttttttgaaaaaatgtgttgaattttgtttttaattttttaaaaccTATTTTCATGTCAGGAAAATAACGAGCAACTATATAGgtaa encodes the following:
- a CDS encoding MC-2TM Maurer's cleft two transmembrane protein, whose product is DGSAFLLTFILSIFITYIVARYFPDMKIGFKKLKTKFNTFFQKKSK